From the genome of Actinomycetota bacterium:
TCGATCTTCCATTTGCCGATCGTCACCGGCGTCGCCGCCGCGGCCGCCGTCGCCGCGTTGCGCGATGCGGGCCTACAGGTGTTCGCCACCGACGGAGCCGGGCCGGTCGACCTCGACGAGCTGGCCGACAGCGGCCGGCTCGCCGCCCCCACCGCCTGGCTGATCGGCAACGAAGCGCACGGGCTGCCCGCGACGACCGCCGCCGCCGCCGACGCGGTCGTCGCGGTCCCCATCCACGGCCGGGCGGAGAGTCTCAACCTGGGCGTGGCGGCGGCGGTGTGCCTGTACGCGAGTGCCCGGGCCCAGCGTGTGCGGCCCGGGTTGCCGGCGCCGGTCGGGCCACAATGACGGACGGTACGACGACCTCACGGCGGTCGAGGCGCCCGCGACGCTCGCGTGGGTGCCCACCTGGAGCAGAACGGAGACGGCGTTTCCGATGACGACGATGAGCCCGGCGGCCTACACGACGCTGCCGATCCTGGACGCCACCGGCTATGCCGTGCTGGACCGCTACGACCAGGCCGCCGACCCGGCCGAGTGGCTCGATCTGGAGTTCGTCGACTGGAAGTCCAGTGGCGACACCCGTTTCAGCCCGCTGGCCTCGGCGTACGGCGACCTGGAATGCGACGGCTTCTGGAACCACACCCCGCCGAAGACGGACAAGGACGGCGTGTGGGTGGCCGCCAACGTCGCCCGGGCACCGCGGCTGGTGGCGCGCGCCACGGAGCCCGGCGCGAACATCGGCCGCTGCCGGGTCATCGAGTTGCAGCCGAACTCGTACGCCGACTCGGTGTACAACCTGCACCGCGACGACAACAACCGGCTCAACCCCGAAGGCACGGGGTGGATCGTGCGGGCGTTCTTCAACCTCACCGACGACCCGGACTCGGTGATGGTGTTGCGGGAGTCCCGTGACGACCCGGCCACCGAGACCCGCATCCCGTTGCCGGCCGGTTCGCAGGTGCTGATCGACACCCAGCGGCTCTGGCACGCCGTCTGGCACCCGGGGCCCGGGCCGCGCTACAGCCTCATCACGTCGTACGAGTCCGGTCCGTCGTTGCAGGACTGGGTCGGCCGGTATCACGGCCAGGACCGGGTGGCCTCGGTCCCGCTGCCGGCGGACGTGATCGCCGCCGCCGAGCACGAGGCCGCCAGCCGGCGGGCAGCGCGCGCAGCCGCGCTCGGCCTGTCCGGCGCGACGCCGGGGTCCGACATGATGTCGGAGGCCTGAGGGCGGTCGAGCCGGCCCCCCTAGACTGCCGGCCACCCGCCTCCGCCCGGCTCGGCGCAGGCCGGGACCGCTGTCCCCGAGCACGAAGGTGCGTCGTGTCCGCCCCGAACAAGTCCTACGACCCGGTCGAGGTCGCGGCCCTCGCCCCGGCGGTGATCGACGGGAACGTCGCTGCTGCGTTGGCGGCCATCGCCGCCGCAGGCGACCTCGACGAACTCAAGGCGGTCCGGCTGGCGCACGCTGGCGACCGCTCCCCGCTGGCGCTGGCCAACCGGGAGATCGGGGCGTTGCCGCCGGCGGCCAAGGCCGACGCCGGCAAGCGGGTCGGCAGCGCGCGCCGCACGGTCGCCACCGCCGTCGAGGCCCGCGAGGCGGAGTTGGCTGCGCAGCGCGATCAACGGGTGTTGATCGAGGAGGCCGTCGACGTCACGTTGCCCTACGACCGCGATCCGCGCGGTGCCCGCCACCCGCTGACGACCTTGCAGGAGCGGATCGCCGACGTGTTCGTCGCGATGGGGTACGAGGTGGCCGAAGGTCCCGAGGTCGAGGCGGAGTGGTTCAACTTCGACGCGCTCAACCTGGGGCCGGATCACCCGGCGCGGTCGATGCAGGACACCTTCTTCGTCGGCAGTCCCGATTCCGGTGTGGTGCTGCGGACCCACACGTCGCCGGTCCAGATCCGGTCCCTGCTCACCCGCGAACTGCCGGTCTACGTCGTGTGCCCCGGCCGGGTGTACCGCACCGACGAGCTGGACGCCACGCACACCCCGGTGTTCCACCAGGTCGAGTGCCTCGTGGTCGACGAGGGCATCACCATGGCGCACCTGAAGGGCACGCTCGACCACTTCGCCGCGGCGATGTTCGGACCGGGCCTGCGGACCCGGCTGCGCCCGTCGTACTTCCCGTTCACCGAGCCGTCCGCCGAGGTCGACCTGCAGTGCTTCGTCTGCCGGGGCGCCTCGGTCGGCGACGACGAGCATCCCTGCCGTACCTGCGGCAGCGAGGGCTGGATCGAGTGGGGCGGCTGCGGCATGGTCAACCCCCGGGTGCTGGTGGCCGCCGGCGTGGACCCGGACCGCTACAGCGGCTTCGCCTTCGGCATGGGGATCGAGCGGACGCTGATGTTCCGCCACGGGGTCACCGACATGCGCGACATCGTCGAGGGCGACGTCCGCTTCACCCTGCCGTTCGGGCTGGAGGCCTGATGCGCGCCCCGTTGTCGTGGCTGCGCGAGTTCGCGGCGCTGCCAGCCGACGTCACCGGCCGGCAGCTCGCCGACCGGTTGATCCGCGCCGGGCTCGAAGTCGAGACGGTGGACCGGATCGGTGCCGGCGTGAGCGGGCCGGTGGTCACCGGACGGGTCGTGGCGATCGAGGAGCTGACGGAGTTCGCCAAGCCGATCCGGTACTGCGGTGTCGACGTCGGTCCGGCGTACGGCGGGACCCGCGGGATCATCTGCGGCGCAAGGAACTTCACCACCGGAGACCTTGTCGTCGTCGCACTGCCGGGTGCGGTGCTGCCGGGGGGGTTCGCCATCGGCGCGCGCCGGACGTACGGCCGCACCTCCGACGGGATGATCTGCTCGGAGCGCGAACTCGGGCTGGGCGACGATCACGCCGGGATCCTGGTGCTGCCCAACGGGTCGGCCGACCCCGGCGACGATGCGGGCCCGCTGCTCGGGATCGGTGACGAGGTCCTCGACATCGCCGTGACACCCGACCGTGGCTACTGCCTGTCCATCCGCGGGCTGGCCCGCGAAGCCGCGACGGCGTACGGCGTGGCGTTCACCGACCCCGGCACGCAGCTGGTCGACCTCGGCGAACCGAGCCCCGGCGGCCAGCCGCACCCGTGCGCCAGTGAGGACCTGGCGTCGTGCGACCTGTTCACGCTACGCACCGTCGTCGGGCTGGACCCGGCGGTGCCGACCCCGCCGTGGCTGCGGCGCCGGCTACGCGCGTGCGGGGTGCGGCCGGTGTCCCTCGTGGTCGACGTCACCAACTACGTGATGCTGGAGACCGGGCAGCCGCTGCATGCGTTCGACCTGGCCGCGCTGCGCGGGCCGGTGACCGCGCGCCGCGCCCGCCGCGGCGAACAGCTGCAGACCCTCGACCACGTCGTGCGAGACCTGGATCCCGACGATCTGGTCATCGCCGACGACCGGGGTGCGATCGGGTTGGCCGGCACGATGGGTGGCGCTGACACGGAGATCGGCCCGGCCTCGACCGCGGTGGCGCTGGAGGCAGCGCACTTCGCCGCCGCAGTCGTCGGGCGGATGTCGCGCCGGCATCGGTTGTCCAGCGAGGCGTCGCGCCGCTTCGAGCGGGGTGTGGACCGCGTGCTGGCACCGTACGCCTCGGCCCGCGCCGTGGCGCTGCTGCTGGAGCTCGCCGGCGGTTCGTACCTCGGGATGACCGGGGTCGAGGCGCCCGCCGAGCCGACGGTCATCACGTTGCCGCCCGATCGGCCCTCGGCGGTCGCCGGGTTGGCGATCGGCGTCGCCGACGTGATCGGCCACCTGCGCGCGGTCGGTTGCGACGTCACCGCGGGCCACGGGTCGCCCGAAAGGGACGGTTCCCTGGCGGTGACGCCCCCGCCGTGGCGGCCCGACCTCACCGATCCGGCGGATCTGGTGGAGGAGGTCATCCGGCTCGTCGGGTACGACGAGGTGCCCGCCAGCCTGCCGGTCGCGCCGGCCGGCCGGGGACTGACCCGCGGGCAGCGGCTGCGGCGGCGCGCGGGGACGGCGCTGGCCGGCGCGGGCTACGTCGAGGTGCTGTCGTATCCGTTTGTCGGGCCGGCGGAGCTGGACGCCATCGGCCTGCCGGCCGGCGACCCACGCCGTCGCGCGCTGCTGCTGGCCAACCCGCTGCGGGCCGAGCAGCCGGCGATGCGGACCACGCTACTGCCGGGTCTGCTTGCGACGTTGCGGCGCAACGTCAGCCGGGGCAGCGACGACATCGCGGTGTTCGAAGCCGGGCCGGTGGTGCTGCTGCGCGAGGGTCAGGATCCGGCGGGCCCGACCGGTCCGCCGCGCCCGGCGGTGTCCGGCCGGCCGGCGGCCGCGGAACTGGAGGCGATCCAGGCGCTGCTGCCCGACCAGCCCCGCCACCTCGCGGTCGCCTTGTGCGGCAACAGGTCTCCGGCGGGCTGG
Proteins encoded in this window:
- a CDS encoding phenylalanine--tRNA ligase subunit beta, whose translation is MRAPLSWLREFAALPADVTGRQLADRLIRAGLEVETVDRIGAGVSGPVVTGRVVAIEELTEFAKPIRYCGVDVGPAYGGTRGIICGARNFTTGDLVVVALPGAVLPGGFAIGARRTYGRTSDGMICSERELGLGDDHAGILVLPNGSADPGDDAGPLLGIGDEVLDIAVTPDRGYCLSIRGLAREAATAYGVAFTDPGTQLVDLGEPSPGGQPHPCASEDLASCDLFTLRTVVGLDPAVPTPPWLRRRLRACGVRPVSLVVDVTNYVMLETGQPLHAFDLAALRGPVTARRARRGEQLQTLDHVVRDLDPDDLVIADDRGAIGLAGTMGGADTEIGPASTAVALEAAHFAAAVVGRMSRRHRLSSEASRRFERGVDRVLAPYASARAVALLLELAGGSYLGMTGVEAPAEPTVITLPPDRPSAVAGLAIGVADVIGHLRAVGCDVTAGHGSPERDGSLAVTPPPWRPDLTDPADLVEEVIRLVGYDEVPASLPVAPAGRGLTRGQRLRRRAGTALAGAGYVEVLSYPFVGPAELDAIGLPAGDPRRRALLLANPLRAEQPAMRTTLLPGLLATLRRNVSRGSDDIAVFEAGPVVLLREGQDPAGPTGPPRPAVSGRPAAAELEAIQALLPDQPRHLAVALCGNRSPAGWWGEARPAGWADAVAAATTVADAVRAPLQVRAGTDPSFHPGRCAALVVADAVIGHAGELHPRVVAALGLPPRTAAMELSFDALVAAAADVAAAPAVGTMPVAKEDVALVVPAEVPAAAVIDALRHGGGELLESVRLFDVYTGSQVGEGRRSLAFALRFRAADRTLSAAETAAARDAAVAEVTRRHGAVLRSA
- a CDS encoding phenylalanine--tRNA ligase subunit alpha, which gives rise to MSAPNKSYDPVEVAALAPAVIDGNVAAALAAIAAAGDLDELKAVRLAHAGDRSPLALANREIGALPPAAKADAGKRVGSARRTVATAVEAREAELAAQRDQRVLIEEAVDVTLPYDRDPRGARHPLTTLQERIADVFVAMGYEVAEGPEVEAEWFNFDALNLGPDHPARSMQDTFFVGSPDSGVVLRTHTSPVQIRSLLTRELPVYVVCPGRVYRTDELDATHTPVFHQVECLVVDEGITMAHLKGTLDHFAAAMFGPGLRTRLRPSYFPFTEPSAEVDLQCFVCRGASVGDDEHPCRTCGSEGWIEWGGCGMVNPRVLVAAGVDPDRYSGFAFGMGIERTLMFRHGVTDMRDIVEGDVRFTLPFGLEA